The proteins below are encoded in one region of Pseudomonas putida S13.1.2:
- a CDS encoding EVE domain-containing protein codes for MAYWLMKSEPDELSIEGLSRLGEARWDGVRNYQARNFLRAMNVGDEFFFYHSSCPQPGIAGIARITRAAYPDPTALDPQSHYYDAKATADKNPWSAVDVAHVQTLPRVLELGWLKQQAGLAELPLVQKGSRLSVMPVTPEQWAVIVALR; via the coding sequence ATGGCCTACTGGCTGATGAAATCCGAGCCCGACGAACTCTCCATCGAAGGCCTCAGCCGCCTGGGCGAAGCGCGCTGGGACGGCGTGCGCAACTATCAGGCGCGTAATTTCCTGCGGGCCATGAACGTGGGTGACGAATTCTTCTTTTATCACTCCAGCTGCCCGCAACCGGGCATTGCCGGTATTGCCAGAATCACCCGTGCGGCATACCCCGACCCCACCGCGCTGGACCCACAAAGCCACTACTACGACGCCAAGGCCACGGCCGACAAGAACCCGTGGAGCGCGGTGGATGTGGCCCATGTGCAAACCCTGCCACGGGTACTGGAGCTGGGCTGGCTGAAGCAGCAGGCCGGCCTGGCCGAATTGCCGCTGGTGCAAAAGGGCAGCCGCCTGTCGGTGATGCCGGTCACCCCCGAACAATGGGCGGTGATTGTCGCGCTGCGTTGA
- a CDS encoding HlyD family secretion protein, protein MNRYAPRIFAAALIALLAAAAGLGYWKSLHDQLPDGLSMGNGRLEATEVQIASKIPGRLAEVLVDEGDKVTRGQLLARIDTRTMQAQRTQAEAEVLRARENYAAAQASVQLRQSELLLASQELKRVREIFQRKYASQQLLDQQQARFDTANAAVVAARAQLAAIKAAIGAAQAQVAQLTSEIDDSSLRAPINGIIQLRLAEPGEVLGAGGRVLMLIDPSDQYMNLYLPAAASGQLTVGDQARIVLDALPERALPAKVAFVAAKAQFTPKQVETRDERQKLVFRVKLRLTDPGAVPQAKPGMPGAGYVRTAEVDWPANLQ, encoded by the coding sequence ATGAACCGATACGCCCCCAGAATATTCGCCGCCGCGCTGATCGCACTGCTCGCTGCAGCCGCAGGGCTGGGGTACTGGAAGTCGCTCCACGACCAGCTGCCCGACGGCCTGAGCATGGGCAACGGCCGGCTCGAAGCCACCGAAGTACAGATCGCCAGTAAAATCCCCGGCCGTCTGGCCGAAGTGCTGGTCGACGAAGGCGACAAAGTCACCCGCGGCCAGCTGCTGGCACGTATCGACACCCGCACCATGCAAGCCCAGCGCACCCAGGCCGAAGCCGAAGTGCTGCGCGCCCGGGAAAACTACGCCGCTGCCCAGGCAAGTGTGCAGCTGCGGCAAAGCGAACTGTTGCTGGCCAGCCAGGAACTCAAGCGCGTGCGCGAAATTTTCCAGCGCAAGTACGCCAGCCAACAGTTGCTCGACCAGCAACAGGCACGCTTTGACACCGCCAACGCCGCCGTGGTCGCCGCCCGCGCCCAGCTGGCAGCGATCAAGGCCGCCATCGGCGCCGCCCAAGCCCAGGTCGCCCAGCTCACCAGCGAAATCGACGACAGCAGCCTGCGGGCGCCCATCAACGGCATCATTCAGCTGCGCCTGGCCGAGCCCGGTGAAGTGCTGGGTGCCGGCGGCCGCGTGCTGATGCTGATCGACCCTAGCGACCAGTACATGAACCTGTACCTGCCGGCCGCCGCCAGTGGCCAGCTGACCGTAGGTGACCAGGCGCGCATCGTGCTGGACGCCCTGCCCGAACGCGCTCTGCCGGCCAAGGTGGCCTTTGTCGCAGCCAAGGCCCAGTTCACCCCCAAACAGGTCGAAACCCGCGACGAGCGGCAAAAGCTGGTATTCCGGGTCAAGCTTCGCCTGACCGACCCCGGCGCAGTGCCACAAGCAAAACCGGGTATGCCAGGCGCCGGCTATGTGCGCACGGCTGAGGTGGACTGGCCGGCCAACCTGCAATGA
- a CDS encoding flagellar basal body-associated protein FliL, translated as MKAWILMVLALLLPAAAMAEEAKEGAPKVAYISLSPPFVGNYALDGGPRLRVYKADVALRVTGDEAAKAVKHHEPLIRNQLVALFTQQTVDSMSNVESKEHLRQEALKQVQQVLEAEEGKPIVEDLLFNNLIVQ; from the coding sequence GTGAAAGCGTGGATCTTGATGGTGCTGGCGCTGCTGCTGCCGGCTGCGGCCATGGCCGAAGAAGCCAAGGAAGGGGCGCCCAAGGTTGCTTACATCAGCCTGAGCCCACCCTTTGTGGGTAACTATGCCCTCGACGGCGGCCCGCGGCTGCGCGTGTACAAGGCCGACGTGGCCCTGCGCGTGACCGGCGACGAAGCGGCCAAGGCGGTGAAGCATCACGAACCGCTGATCCGCAACCAGCTGGTGGCACTGTTCACCCAGCAGACCGTGGACAGCATGAGCAATGTCGAGTCCAAGGAGCACCTTCGCCAGGAGGCGCTGAAGCAGGTGCAGCAGGTGCTGGAAGCGGAAGAGGGCAAGCCGATCGTCGAAGACCTGCTGTTCAACAACCTGATCGTGCAATGA
- a CDS encoding ABC transporter permease has protein sequence MSRLNHTLRLGLKELTSLRHDSVLLLFLLYAFSVAIYMPAAGSVIGVHNASVAVVDEDHSLLSRKLTQALQPPEFQPAVPLPATRLDQAMDSGEYTFVINVPVNFQSDLLAGRSPELQVNVDATAMSQAFMGAGYIGRIFERELLDYSQRGNVQSPVLINPKALFNPNLEGGWFLAVIQIVNNITILAIILTGTALLREREHGTLDHLLVLPLTALEIMLAKIGSNALVVVICTWVSLVVVVKGALGVPLSGSMGLFLAVTALYLFASTALGIFLATLARSTPQFGLLAIPVIIPMLLLSGGSTPLDSMPQWLQWVMQGSPSTHFVSLGTAILFRDAGWAVVWPDILALALIGLVFFSVALTRFRRSLAS, from the coding sequence ATGTCGCGCCTTAACCACACCCTGCGCCTGGGCTTGAAAGAACTGACCAGCCTGCGCCATGACAGCGTGCTGCTGCTGTTCCTGCTGTATGCCTTCAGCGTGGCGATCTACATGCCGGCCGCCGGCTCGGTGATCGGCGTACACAACGCCAGCGTCGCGGTAGTGGACGAAGACCACAGCCTGCTGTCGCGCAAATTGACCCAAGCCCTGCAACCGCCCGAGTTCCAACCCGCCGTGCCGCTGCCCGCAACACGCCTGGACCAGGCCATGGACAGCGGCGAGTACACCTTCGTGATCAACGTACCGGTGAACTTCCAGAGCGACCTGCTGGCCGGGCGCTCGCCGGAGCTGCAGGTCAACGTCGACGCCACGGCCATGAGCCAGGCGTTCATGGGCGCCGGCTACATCGGCCGCATCTTCGAGCGCGAGCTGCTCGACTACAGCCAGCGCGGCAACGTGCAAAGCCCGGTGCTGATCAACCCCAAGGCGCTGTTCAACCCCAACCTTGAGGGGGGCTGGTTCCTGGCGGTGATCCAGATCGTCAACAACATCACCATCCTGGCGATCATCCTCACCGGCACCGCGCTGCTGCGCGAGCGTGAGCATGGCACCCTCGACCACCTGCTGGTGCTGCCGCTCACCGCACTGGAAATCATGCTGGCAAAAATCGGCAGCAACGCGCTGGTGGTGGTGATCTGCACGTGGGTTTCGCTGGTGGTGGTCGTGAAAGGCGCGCTGGGTGTGCCGCTGTCCGGCTCGATGGGGTTGTTTCTGGCCGTGACCGCGCTGTACCTGTTCGCCAGTACCGCGCTGGGCATCTTCCTCGCCACCCTGGCACGCTCGACGCCGCAGTTCGGCCTGCTGGCCATCCCGGTGATCATCCCGATGCTGTTGTTGTCTGGCGGCAGCACACCGCTGGACAGCATGCCGCAATGGCTGCAATGGGTGATGCAGGGGTCGCCGTCGACGCACTTTGTCAGCCTGGGTACCGCGATCCTGTTCCGGGATGCCGGCTGGGCGGTGGTATGGCCGGATATTTTGGCGCTGGCGCTGATCGGCCTGGTGTTTTTCAGCGTCGCCCTGACGCGGTTTCGCCGTAGCCTGGCGTCATGA
- the rbbA gene encoding ribosome-associated ATPase/putative transporter RbbA, which produces MNAPALLAEGIRHRYGDLVALHTLGFSLPAGTRCALIGPDGAGKSTLLGLIAGVKRLQQGELQVLGGSIRQRRHRAALYPKVAFMPQGLGNNLYPELSISENIRFFATLFGLGRRECEQRMANLLQATDLQRFAQRPAGKLSGGMKQKLGLCCALIHEPDLLILDEPTTGVDPLSRRRFWELVEQVRAQRPQLTLLVATAYMEEAEQFEHCLMLDGGRLLAAGPSHELAAVTPSGKLDDAFTHYQGAGKAQHQPLHIPPRPATDGPVAIEAHDLTLRFGDFTAVNKVSFAIGRGEIFGFLGSNGCGKTTTMKVLTGLMPASEGSASLLGRPVDASDLATRKRVGFMSQSFSLYGELSTRQNLALHARLFDLPKAESAQRIDELIERFDLAAIADQPSGALPLGLRQRLSLAVAVLHRPEVLILDEPTSGVDPAARDDFWRLLVELSREQGVTIFLSTHFMNEAQRCDRISLMHAGRVLACDTPDALQRQYHGDTLEDAFVRCLEQAQELAPPATDNAVLEQPATAAPPLRQGFSLRRLLAVASREGKELLRDKVRLAFALAGALFMMVIFGYGISLDVENLAFAVHDQDQSPQSRTYLEAFRGSRYFAEQAPIRDSREMHQRLQRSEIKLALEIPPGFGRDLYAGRQPVVAAWLDGGMPFRAETSRNYVEAVHQANLEQLAKASPQPQPRQDLVRLETRFRYNQDVVSVNAIGPGVMALILAFIPAMLTALGIVREKELGSITNFYATPLTRLEFLLGKQMPYLIVSLVNLALLVAMNCWLFAVPLKGSVLALACGGVAYLLATTSLGLLISAFTRTQIAAILGTMIITSLPTIQFSGLIVPRSSLDGAAAVMGQLFPAGYFLDIAVGTFTKALGLRELWPQCLILLGFFAAFTGLSLAMLKKQEA; this is translated from the coding sequence ATGAACGCCCCGGCACTGCTGGCCGAGGGCATCCGCCACCGCTACGGCGACCTGGTGGCCCTGCACACCCTCGGCTTCAGCCTGCCTGCGGGCACCCGTTGCGCGCTTATCGGCCCTGATGGCGCGGGCAAATCGACCTTGCTGGGGTTGATTGCAGGGGTCAAACGCCTGCAACAGGGCGAGCTGCAGGTGCTGGGTGGCTCGATCCGCCAGCGCCGTCATCGCGCGGCGCTGTACCCGAAAGTGGCGTTCATGCCACAAGGGCTGGGCAACAACCTGTACCCGGAGCTGTCGATCAGCGAGAACATACGCTTTTTTGCCACCCTGTTCGGCCTGGGCCGCCGCGAGTGTGAACAGCGTATGGCCAACCTGTTGCAGGCCACCGACCTGCAGCGCTTTGCCCAGCGCCCGGCTGGCAAGCTGTCAGGTGGCATGAAGCAGAAGCTGGGCCTGTGCTGCGCGCTGATTCACGAGCCGGACCTGCTGATCCTCGACGAACCCACCACCGGCGTCGACCCGCTGTCGCGGCGGCGCTTCTGGGAGCTGGTCGAGCAGGTTCGCGCACAGCGCCCGCAACTGACCCTGCTGGTGGCTACCGCCTACATGGAAGAAGCCGAACAGTTCGAGCATTGCCTGATGCTCGATGGCGGCCGACTGCTGGCCGCAGGCCCAAGCCACGAACTGGCCGCAGTCACCCCCAGCGGCAAGCTGGACGACGCCTTCACCCATTACCAAGGTGCGGGCAAGGCGCAGCATCAACCGTTGCACATCCCGCCGCGCCCGGCCACAGATGGCCCGGTCGCCATCGAGGCTCACGACCTGACCCTGCGCTTTGGCGACTTCACAGCGGTAAACAAGGTCAGTTTCGCCATTGGCCGTGGCGAGATCTTCGGCTTCCTCGGCTCCAACGGCTGCGGCAAGACCACCACCATGAAAGTGCTCACCGGGCTGATGCCGGCCAGCGAGGGCAGCGCCAGCCTGCTGGGGCGCCCGGTGGACGCCAGTGACCTGGCCACGCGCAAACGGGTCGGTTTCATGTCGCAGAGTTTCTCGCTGTATGGCGAGCTCAGCACCCGGCAGAACCTGGCCTTGCATGCCCGCCTGTTCGACTTGCCCAAAGCCGAGAGCGCCCAGCGCATCGATGAGCTGATCGAGCGCTTCGACCTGGCCGCTATCGCCGACCAGCCGTCCGGCGCCCTGCCCCTTGGCCTGCGCCAGCGCCTGTCGCTGGCGGTGGCGGTGCTGCATCGCCCGGAAGTACTGATCCTCGATGAACCGACCTCCGGCGTCGATCCGGCCGCTCGCGACGACTTCTGGCGCCTGTTGGTGGAACTGTCACGCGAACAGGGCGTGACCATTTTCCTCTCCACCCACTTCATGAACGAAGCCCAGCGCTGCGACCGCATCTCGTTGATGCATGCCGGGCGGGTACTGGCCTGCGACACCCCCGATGCCCTGCAGCGCCAGTACCACGGTGACACTTTGGAGGACGCGTTCGTGCGCTGCCTGGAGCAGGCCCAGGAGCTCGCGCCGCCAGCCACGGACAACGCCGTGCTGGAGCAGCCAGCCACGGCCGCCCCGCCACTGCGCCAGGGCTTCAGCCTGCGCCGCCTGCTGGCGGTGGCCAGCCGCGAGGGCAAGGAACTGCTGCGCGACAAGGTGCGCCTGGCCTTCGCCCTGGCAGGCGCGTTGTTCATGATGGTGATCTTCGGCTACGGCATTTCGCTGGATGTGGAAAACCTTGCCTTCGCCGTGCACGATCAGGACCAGAGCCCACAAAGCCGCACCTACCTCGAAGCCTTCCGGGGCTCACGCTATTTTGCCGAACAGGCGCCGATCCGTGACAGCCGCGAGATGCACCAGCGCCTGCAGCGCTCGGAAATCAAACTGGCGCTGGAGATTCCGCCCGGCTTTGGTCGCGACCTGTACGCCGGGCGCCAACCGGTGGTGGCGGCCTGGCTCGACGGCGGCATGCCGTTCCGCGCCGAAACCAGCCGCAACTACGTGGAAGCCGTGCACCAGGCCAACCTTGAGCAACTGGCAAAGGCCAGCCCCCAGCCGCAGCCGCGCCAGGACCTGGTGCGCCTGGAAACGCGTTTTCGCTACAACCAGGACGTGGTCAGCGTGAATGCCATCGGCCCGGGCGTGATGGCGCTGATCCTGGCCTTCATTCCGGCCATGCTCACCGCGCTGGGCATTGTCCGCGAGAAAGAACTCGGCTCCATCACCAACTTCTATGCCACGCCCCTCACCCGCCTGGAGTTTCTGCTGGGCAAGCAGATGCCTTACCTGATCGTAAGCCTGGTCAACCTGGCGCTGCTGGTGGCCATGAATTGCTGGCTGTTCGCCGTGCCGCTCAAGGGCAGCGTGCTGGCCCTGGCCTGTGGTGGCGTGGCCTACCTGCTGGCCACCACCAGCCTGGGGCTGTTGATCTCGGCCTTCACCCGCACCCAAATCGCGGCCATCCTGGGCACCATGATCATCACCAGCCTGCCGACCATCCAGTTTTCCGGGCTGATCGTGCCACGTTCGTCGCTGGACGGCGCAGCGGCGGTGATGGGCCAGCTGTTCCCGGCGGGCTACTTTCTCGACATCGCGGTCGGCACCTTCACCAAGGCGCTGGGGCTGCGCGAGCTGTGGCCGCAGTGCCTGATCCTGCTGGGCTTCTTCGCTGCGTTCACCGGCCTGAGCCTGGCCATGTTGAAGAAGCAGGAGGCCTGA
- a CDS encoding NADPH:quinone oxidoreductase family protein, whose protein sequence is MKAVLCKTLGPARDLVLEDVASPLPKKNEILLDVQAAGVNFPDTLIIEGKYQFQPPLPFSPGGEAAGVVAAVGEKAGAFKVGDRVMALTGWGAFAEQVAVPFYNVMPIPASMDFTTAAAFGMTYGTSMHALRQRGQLQAGETLLVLGASGGVGLAAVEIGKAMGARVIAAASSAEKVAVAKAAGADELIDYSQASLREEIKRLTGGQGVDVIYDPVGGELFEQAVRGLAWNGRLLVVGFASGSIPQLATNLVLLKGAAVLGVFWGAFAQRQPEDNAANFKQLFAWHAEGKLKPLVSQTYPLAEAGAAIEKLGQRQAVGKLVVRMH, encoded by the coding sequence ATGAAAGCTGTGTTGTGCAAAACCCTGGGTCCGGCGCGTGATCTGGTACTGGAAGACGTGGCCAGCCCGCTGCCGAAGAAAAACGAGATTCTGCTGGATGTGCAGGCCGCCGGTGTCAACTTCCCCGACACCCTGATCATCGAAGGTAAATACCAGTTCCAGCCACCACTGCCGTTCTCACCCGGCGGCGAAGCCGCGGGCGTGGTGGCCGCGGTTGGGGAAAAAGCCGGCGCGTTCAAGGTCGGCGACCGGGTCATGGCACTCACCGGCTGGGGTGCGTTCGCCGAGCAGGTGGCGGTGCCGTTCTACAACGTGATGCCAATTCCGGCCAGCATGGACTTCACCACCGCTGCAGCGTTTGGCATGACCTATGGCACCTCGATGCACGCCCTGCGCCAGCGCGGCCAATTGCAAGCAGGCGAGACACTGCTGGTACTGGGCGCATCCGGCGGGGTCGGTCTGGCGGCGGTGGAAATCGGCAAGGCCATGGGTGCGCGGGTGATCGCGGCGGCCAGCAGTGCCGAAAAAGTGGCCGTGGCCAAGGCGGCCGGGGCAGATGAGCTGATCGACTACAGCCAAGCCAGCCTGCGCGAAGAAATCAAGCGCCTGACCGGCGGCCAGGGTGTGGATGTGATCTACGACCCGGTCGGCGGCGAGCTGTTCGAGCAGGCAGTGCGCGGGCTGGCCTGGAATGGCAGGCTGCTGGTGGTGGGTTTTGCCAGCGGCAGCATTCCACAACTGGCGACCAACCTGGTGCTGCTCAAGGGCGCGGCGGTGCTGGGGGTGTTCTGGGGCGCGTTCGCACAGCGCCAGCCCGAGGATAATGCGGCCAACTTCAAGCAGCTGTTTGCCTGGCATGCCGAAGGTAAGTTGAAGCCGCTGGTGTCGCAGACTTATCCACTGGCCGAGGCCGGGGCTGCCATCGAGAAGCTGGGGCAGCGGCAGGCTGTGGGTAAGTTGGTGGTGCGGATGCATTGA